One region of Nilaparvata lugens isolate BPH unplaced genomic scaffold, ASM1435652v1 scaffold6420, whole genome shotgun sequence genomic DNA includes:
- the LOC120356295 gene encoding LOW QUALITY PROTEIN: presequence protease, mitochondrial-like (The sequence of the model RefSeq protein was modified relative to this genomic sequence to represent the inferred CDS: deleted 1 base in 1 codon), producing the protein MMRLLLNNVGGLKRFCSSPKLSLTSIRKSHIAAQNAERSNSEVYAEGDCIEGFIVKRRYDVPDLFLKCIELEHVKSGAEYLHLQREDSNNVFGIGFKTIPFDSSGVAHILEHLVLCGSEKYPCRDPFMKMLNRSQATYINAFTGPDYTFYPFSTMNNSDYKNLMSVYLDAVFRPKLRNLDFLQEGWRLENETIDDPNSPIIFKGVVFNEMKGAFSENVNVFYMNVLNNLMPSHTYGVVSGGDPLKIPSLTYDNLKRFYSDYYHPSNARFYSYGNFPLRHNLRFINEEYLSKVDKVESKKSEVPSESRWLEPKRKHIYCQKDVMADPEKQSYIDISHACCDITDIQECFVLELVSTLLLDGPNSALYKSLVEPGIASGFNPVTGFTNFTKTTALNVALQGLNDKDFDWAINTFDKSIEEVIEKGFDQRQLEGILHNIELSIKHQSEDFGIKMLTFVNSVWNHGGSVHTLLNVNDRLTSLKKDMTDDSKYLQKIVEKYLKNNSHRLILTMSPKENFDSILQQEESDLLKTKIESLEEKDIEAMRSTNLLLKDHQDKKDDVSVLPTLTMADINKEIERVDLKNITLSGVPVQMSLQPTNGLVYVRGLINAHHLSDECKLMLPLFCHVATEMGTASKDYREMDLLIKSVSESFNFSHNIVESLNNVGGFEESVMFSSFCLNRNLEEMLSLWLGLFHYMAVDQAERFKTLVTILAADCLNGIADQGHAYSMNLASSLVSPAFQRKELSSGITYVKKLQEIAQSDPEESLHFIRIISSQLLNKERLRTALNFSPPDEDNVLKHHSSFCDALSGSFRESNYETFDSLIADSSNKGVHHVIPFQIGYAAKSCVTVPFEHSDFAPLRVLCQLLSAKYLLPVVREKGGAYGSGCRITNGGVINFFSYKDPNPVQSLDVFDQSLTWLMKKEFSKNDIQEAKLGVFKSLDLPVPPGNKGLSAFISGLSDDKLQRHRTSLINVSEEDVMRAAQKYLNLDSNLPEGRAVIGPLNKNVLKRSNESWQIIE; encoded by the exons ATGATGCGATTATTACTGAACAACGTTGGAGGCCTGAAGAGGTTTTGCAGCAGCCCGAAGTTGTCGCTTACATCAATCAGGAAAAGTCATATTGCTGCACAAAACGCCGAGAGGAGCAACAGTGAAGTATATGCTGAAGGTGACTGTATAGAAGGATTCATTGTTAAGAGGAGATACGATGTCCCCGATTTGTTCCTCAAGTGTATAGAACTAGAACATGTGAAGAGTGGCGCCGAATACTTACATTTGCAACGAGAAGATAGTAATAATGTGTTTGGTATCGGCTTCAAAACCATTCCATTCGACTCATCTGGCGTCGCTCACATTTTGGAACACTTGGTGCTTTGTGGCAGTGAGAAATATCCTTGTCGTGACCCATTCATGAAAATGCTCAATCGGTCTCAAGCAACCTACATCAATGCATTCACAGGTCCAGACTATACTTTCTATCCTTTCTCCACAATGAATAATTCCGATTACAAAAATTTGATGTCTGTCTACTTGGATGCAGTTTTCCGACCAAAGCTTCGAAATCTAGATTTCCTACAAGAGGGTTGGAGACTTGAGAATGAAACTATTGATGACCCCAACTCtcccattattttcaaaggTGTTGTTTTCAATGAAATGAAAGGGGCTTTTTCAGAAAATGTTAATGTATTCTACATGAATGTACTCAACAATCTAATGCCTAGTCACACATACGGTGTGGTGAGTGGAGGTGATCCTCTGAAGATACCTTCATTAACATATGATAATCTGAAAAGGTTCTATTCTGATTATTATCATCCAAGTAATGCCAGATTTTATTCGTATGGTAACTTCCCGCTCAGACATAATCTCAGATTCATTAATGAGGAATATCTTTCGAAAGTAGACAAAGTTGAGTCAAAAAAGAGTGAGGTACCGTCAGAGTCAAGATGGCTAGAACCTAAAAGAAAACATATCTATTGTCAAAAAGATGTTATGGCAGACCCAGAAAAACAATCATATATCGATATTAGTCATGCGTGTTGTGATATAACAGACATTCAAGAATGttttgttctagaattagtTTCGACTCTACTACTGGATGGCCCCAATTCCGCTCTTTACAAGTCTCTTGTTGAACCAGGAATTGCATCTGGGTTCAACCCAGTCACGGGATTCACCAATTTCACCAAAACTACTGCTTTAAATGTAGCTCTACAAGGCTTGAATGATAAAGACTTTGATTGGGCTATTAATACTTTTGATAAAAGCATTGAGGAGGTGATAGAGAAGGGTTTTGATCAGAGACAATTAGAAGGTATTCTTCATAACATTGAATTGAGTATCAAACATCAATCAGAAGATTTTGGTATAAAGATGTTAACTTTTGTGAACTCTGTTTGGAATCATGGTGGCAGTGTCCATACCCTCTTGAACGTCAACGACCGCTTAACTTCACTGAAGAAGGATATGACAGATGATTCAAAATACCtacagaaaattgttgaaaaatatttgaagaataattcacatcGCTTGATTCTCACAATGTCCCcgaaagaaaattttgattctaTTCTTCAACAAGAAGAAAGTGATTTACTCAAAACAAAGATTGAAAGTTTGGAGGAAAAAGATATTGAAGCTATGCGAAGTACAAACCTGTTATTGAAAGATCATCAAGATAAAAAGGATGATGTCTCTGTTCTTCCGACTCTAACCATGGCTGACATCAACAAAGAAATAGAAAgagttgatttgaaaaatataactttgtCTGGTGTACCTGTCCAAATGAGTTTGCAGCCAACCAATGGTTTGGTGTATGTGCGTGGGCTAATCAATGCGCATCACTTGTCTGATGAATGTAAACTAATGCTTCCACTATTCTGCCATGTGGCCACCGAAATGGGCACAGCTTCGAAAGATTATAGGGAAATGGACCTTCTTATTAAATCTGTTTCTGAATCGTTCAACTTCTCACACAACATTGTAGAAAGCTTGAACAATGTT GGAGGGTTTGAAGAATCTGTAATGTTCTCATCATTTTGTTTGAATAGAAATCTTGAAGAGATGTTGAGCTTATGGCTAGGACTCTTTCATTATATGGCGGTCGATCAAGCAGAACGATTCAAAACCCTGGTGACTATTCTAGCAGCTGATTGCCTCAATGGAATTGCAGATCAAGGTCATGCTTATTCAATGAACTTAGCATCAAGTCTTGTAAGCCCAGCTTTTCAAAGAAAGGAGCTTTCGTCTGGTATAACATATGTCAAGAAACTCCAGGAAATAGCTCAGAGTGATCCTGAAGAGAGTCTTCATTTCATTAGGATAATTTCATCTCAACTTCTCAATAAGGAGCGATTGAGAACAGCTTTAAATTTCTCACCACCTGATGAAGACAATGTATTAAAACACCATTCATCATTCTGTGACGCTTTGAGTGGATCATTCAGAGAATCTAATTACGAGACTTTCGACTCATTGATTGCCGATTCGTCAAACAAAGGAGTACATCACGTGATTCCTTTCCAGATAGGCTACGCAGCTAAATCATGTGTAACTGTTCCATTTGAGCACAGTGATTTTGCTCCACTGCGGGTTTTGTGCCAGTTATTATCAGCTAAGTATCTCTTACCAGTTGTTCGTGAAAAAGGAGGTGCTTATGGATCTGGATGCAGAATCACAAATGGAGGTGTCATCAATTTTTTCTCATATAAAGATCCAAATCCAGTTCAAAGTCTTGATGTTTTTGATCAATCTCTGACTTGGTTGATGAAGAAAGAATTCTCGAAGAACGATATTCAAGAAGCCAAGTTGGGTGTATTCAAAAGTCTTGACCTACCAGTGCCACCAGGTAACAAAGGTCTCTCGGCATTCATCTCTGGTCTCAGTGATGACAAATTGCAAAGGCACAGGACGTCCTTAATAAATGTATCTGAAGAAGATGTCATGAGAGCTGCTCAGAAATATCTCAATTTGGATTCTAATCTGCCCGAAGGAAGAGCAGTGATTGGACCGTTGAACAAGAATGTTTTAAAAAGGAGCAACGAATCGTGgcaaataattgaataa